The Macrobrachium rosenbergii isolate ZJJX-2024 chromosome 56, ASM4041242v1, whole genome shotgun sequence genome includes a region encoding these proteins:
- the LOC136836483 gene encoding LOW QUALITY PROTEIN: centrosomal protein of 83 kDa-like (The sequence of the model RefSeq protein was modified relative to this genomic sequence to represent the inferred CDS: substituted 1 base at 1 genomic stop codon), giving the protein MSTTDSSDDHALAEAGPLRDSGASRLHETDLTLQRTLATYRYENALVKTELAAALERHAREINELKLKYQAQIREAEKQRGEMEIQLKEVRDNYADENRQLQQTNLHLHQQLKIAEEESESANRAVEKSVREKSQAEEVWQQRMLASQTSLQSLKEEKNRLKEDLEKVSGDLDKERVTVREITTTLNSERHQQQLVKSRLSEVEQQCKINXQQPRQKPSQLRQKLEQDASGATNRIKELMNLLEEEKSVLVRVKERASAKELEMEKRLAEQKQTMLSNSQQLIQQNAALQDRIKSLEATLNNFESKSDAKVSEIEVKEQRTLERLREVEREKVVLEARVVALENLEVLLRKEREDSSTLRQEIHQHRAEAEELQSLNAELQQQIKLLKNKVAEHESLQETIKQDAKKELDTRQRLVAEQQASHQEELDQLRARIAALQTNFNDRNKNYLEECTQLKQKVRTYAKLIKKLRYKLELGEVQVEQLEAQQAVLKDNVPSHVYRRLYSQLQDIIRKHNEFAAFIRGLSEFQSALPEISELTNRLGAVDQKISELEEDQLQCMSEMESF; this is encoded by the exons ATGAGCACCACTGATAGTAGTGATGATCATGCTTTGGCTGAAGCTGGGCCATTGCGTGATAGTGGTGCATCAAGACTTCATGAAACTGATCTCACATTACAAAGGACTTTGGCTACATACCGCTATGAGAATGCCTTGGTCAAAACCGAGTTGGCTGCAGCCTTGGAAAGGCATGCAAGGGAAATAAATGAGCTGAAGCTCAAGTATCAAGCTCAG ATACGAGAGGCAGAAAAACAACGGGGAGAAATGGAAATTCAGCTTAAAGAGGTTCGGGATAATTACGCGGATGAAAACAGACAACTCCAGCAAACAAATTTACATCTCCATCAGCAGCTCAAG attGCAGAAGAAGAATCAGAATCTGCAAACAGGGCAGTTGAAAAGTCAGTGAGAGAGAAATCCCAAGCTGAAGAAGTTTGGCAGCAAAGGATGCTTGCAAGCCAGACATCTCTTCAGTCACTTAAG GAGGAAAAAAATCGTCTGAAAGAAGATTTGGAGAAGGTGTCTGGGGATCTTGACAAAGAAAGAGTAACTGTGAGAGAAATAACTACAACTCTCAACTCTGAAAGACATCAGCAACAATTAGTCAAG AGTCGCCTATCAGAAGTGGAGCAGCAGTGCAAGATCAATTAACAGCAGCCCAGACAGAAGCCGTCCCAGCTGCGCCAAAAGTTAGAACAAGATGCTTCTGGGGCCACCAACAGAATCAAAG agctGATGAACTTGCTGGAGGAGGAAAAATCAGTCCTAGTTCGAGTCAAGGAACGAGCCAGTGCTAAGGAACTGGAAATGGAAAAGAGGTTAGCTGAACAAAAGCAGACAATGCTTTCTAATTCACAGCAACTTATACAGCAGAATGCAGCCCTGCAAGATCGCATTAAG AGCCTTGAAGCTACACTGAATAACTTTGAAAGTAAGAGTGATGCCAAAGTCAGTGAGATAGAGGTCAAGGAACAGCGTACACTGGAGAGGCTTCGTGAAGTGGAGAGGGAGAAGGTAGTGCTGGAGGCCCGTGTCGTTGCCTTGGAGAACCTGGAAGTATTGCTTCGGAAGGAGCGAGAAGACAGCTCTACACTACGACAAGAAATTCACCAACATCGTGCTGAAGCTGAGGAACTGCAGAGCTTAAATGCTGAACTTCAGCAGCAAATCAAACTTCTTAAGAACAA GGTTGCAGAGCATGAAAGCCTACAGGAAACCATTAAACAAGATGCGAAAAAAGAGCTTGATACTAGGCAACGACTGGTGGCTGAGCAGCAGGCCTCTCACCAGGAGGAGTTAGACCAACTTCGTGCAAGAATAGCAGCTCTTCAAACAAATTTTAACGACAGAAATAAGAACTATTTGGAAGAATGCACTCAGTTAAAACAG aaagttCGCACTTATGCCAAGTTGATAAAGAAGCTGCGCTATAAACTAGAATTAGGTGAAGTGCAAGTAGAGCAGCTGGAGGCACAACAGGCTGTTTTAAAAGACAATGTTCCATCCCACGTCTACCGTCGTCTATATTCGCAGCTTCAGGATATCATAAGAAAGCACAATGAATTTGCTGCTTTCATACGAGGGTTAAGTGAATTTCAGTCTGCATTGCCGGAa ATTTCAGAGTTAACAAATCGACTGGGAGCAGTAGACCAGAAAATAAGTGAACTTGAGGAGGACCAATTACAGTGTATGTCCGAAATGGAGTCTTTTTGa